Part of the Sulfurovum sp. TSL6 genome, ACAATAATACTTTTTAAAATCTAAAAAATAAAGAGAGTGATCATTGGTTAATGACTGCAACAGCGATAGCAAACCCACCATCATGGCTAATGGAGAGTGAAGATGCCTTGATCTGGTGTATTTTTTGTGCTTCTTTACTCAGTGTAAATGCAGGTGCACCACGGGAGTTTTTGGTGATGATGATGTCATGGAATGAGAGTTCACTGCCAATGCCGCAACCCAGTGCTTTTGATATAGCCTCTTTCGCTGCCCAAAATCCAGCTATAGATGCTGACTTTTGTACAAGTTCCATCTCTTGGGGATTCAAAAAACGTTGTTTGAATTTATCACCAAAGTGTGTCAATGCTTTTTCTATTCTATTGATCTGTACAATATCTGTTCCTATTTTCATGCCATATTATATCGATTACATCCACTCAACAACTTTAGAGACTTCATCGGCTACAAAACATTTAATGTTTGTTTTTTCAAGTGGTTTATTCGGTATGACGGCTTTAGTAAATCCTTGGGTCTCGATCTCTTTGAGACGTTGAGAGAGTCCTGAGACTTCACGTATCTCACCGGTCAGACTTACTTCACCTAGAAAAAGTGTTTCTGCACTTAGTTTTCTGTCTCTATAGCTGCTTAAAATGGCTGCGATGATCGCAAGATCAGCAGAAGGTTCATGTATCTTGATCCCTCCTGAGACATTGATAAAGACATCATAGGTACCAAGAGGCAGATCAAGTTTCTTTTCGAGTAGTGCCAAAAGCATGCCCAGACGATTGTTATCAAAACCGGTAGAACTTCTTTTAGGATGTCCATAGGATTCTGAAACCAGAGCTTGTACTTCTACAATGATAGGACGGCTTCCCTCCATGATGACAGTAAGTGCTGAACCTGACTGGAGATGGTCTTTGTTGAAAAATTTACCTGCCATACTTTTTGCATCGTTCAAGCCTTCTTTGTTCATTTCAAATATACCAACTTCATTTGTTGCGCCAAAACGGTTTTTAAAACCACGTAATAGACGAAGATCGGAGTTTGTATCTCCCTCGAAGTAGAGAACAGTATCTACCATATGTTCAAGGACTCTAGGCCCCGCTATGGAACCATCTTTTGTGATATGTCCGATGATAAAGATAGGTATCTGTAAAGACTTCGCAATACGCATCAGTTCAAAAGTGATTGTACGTACCTGTGTGACTGAACCGGGTGCAGAGGGTGTTTCATCAGAGTAGAGTGTTTGTATGGAGTCAATGACAATAAGTTCATAGTCTTGATTACCGATTTCTGATAGGACAGAACTAAGATTGATCTCGGGGAGTAAAAAAAGGTTTTCATGGTTTGCTTCCAATCTGTTGGCTCGCAGTTTTATCTGTCCGGCAGATTCTTCTCCTGAGACGTATAAGACCTTTTTTGTAGCTCGGGCAAGGTTTCCTGCTATCTTCAGCAAAAGGGTGGATTTACCTACACCTGGGCTGCCTCCAATGAGTGTAAGTGAGCCCGGAACAATGCCTCCACCGAGTACCAGATCCAATTCTCCACTTCCTGAAGAGAAACGGACAATATTGTCCTCTTCTATCTGTGTGATCGGTTTCGCTTTGAGTATAGATGAACCTGAAGCACTGGAACTTGACGTTTCTTTCAAAAATTTAATTTGATCAGCACTCAGTTCGATCATGGTTTCCCATTGATCACATGAAGTACATTTTCCCATCCATCTTGGAGATTGATATCCACATGCCTGACATTCAAATAATGTTTTTTTCTTTGCCATGATTACCCTTCAGTTCTATTGTGATGTTATTATAGGGTCAAATGATGTGAACACCAGGAAATATGTCATATTGACATCTTTTTAAAGTATCCCATGTAAATTATGATCAACCTGAAGGTTAGGTATGCCCTTGCATAGGTATACATTTTTTAACTCTTTTGGTTATAATTTCGGCATATATGAAGGAAACTTAGTGACACTTAATACAATTAAACAGCTTTTTTATGGTCTTTATCTGACAAACAGTTTTGGATATAGATTAAGAAAAGTCAATGACCCCATGGAAATAAAAAGATTAAGACTTGCCTATTCGGAAGCACAGCTTGATACTCTACATGTTTCAGTGAAGATTGATAATCCTGAAAAACTGCCTCAAGAGGGCCAATATCTTCTTGTGATCAATCATAGAAGCATTATCGATCCGCCTATCGTAGAAGTGGCACTTAAAAATACAAAAATATTCGGTCCATGGATCTCAAAAAAAGAGCTTTATAACTCTTTTTTCTTTGGACTTTTTGTCCGTAATGCGGGTTCGATACTCCTCGACAGAGAAAAGAGCCAAATGAGTGGTTTTTTTGCAGAGACAAAAGAAGCGGTCAAACGTGGAGAATCCATTTTCATTTTTCCTGAAGGAACACGAAATAAAACAGACAGCGCGTTGACAACATTCAAAGAGGGGTCTCGTATCATTGCTTTGAAAAACCGTTTGCCTATATTGCCTCTATATATTAAAACGGATGCGGATAAAGTATTGAAAAATGCGTTAAATGACAGTAAACTTGAACAAGAAGTGACTGTCGTTGTGGGGGATATTATAGATTATAAAGAGAAAACAAGTCTTGAAACACTCTATCGTAAAATGTTTTCTCTTGAGGAAGAGAGCTCTTCCTAAATAAAGATCTCGTCTAAGATCGTATTGACATACTCATTTGCTTTGAATCTTATAAGGTCTTCAGGCTGTTCTCCGGTCCCTATGTAAAAAATAGGCATTTTCAATTCATCTGCGATACTGAATACAGAACCACCTTTGGCTGTACCGTCAAGCTTGGTAATAATAATGCCATCAATGCCGACCATTTCATTGAATACTTTTGCCTGATTGATAGATGAACTTCCTTGTGTACCATCCAGAATAAGCATTTTACGGTGTGGAGCACCATCAAGTGCCTTTCCAGCAACACGGATCATTTTTTTCAACTCTTCACTCAGGTTTGTTTGTGTGTGGAGTCTTCCTGCAGTGTCAATGATGATGTTATCAAAACCTTTGGCTTTTGCAGACTCTATAGTATCGAAGACCACAGCAGATGGATCATGCCCCTGTTGTGTAGCAATGATAGGGACCTCTAATTTGTCTGCCCATCTTGTAAGTTGTTCTATCGCCGCAGCACGGAAAGTATCTCCTGCTCCAAGCATTACTTTTTTACCTTCTTGTTTGTAACGATACGCCAGTTTAGAGATGGTCGTTGTCTTTCCTGCACCATTGACACCGATAATCATTTCCACAAAAGGTGTGGCATCACTCTCTTTGAAGTCTGCTTTATATTGAAACACAGAGATAAGTGAGTTGAAGGCTTGAATTTTGCTGATCTTGTCAGGCAATCCCTCTAAAAGTCTTTCTACAAGTTCATAGTTCACATCTGCTTCAAGCAAGATATCTTCAAATTCATCTTTAGGGATCACTTTTCGTTTTGTCGGTGCAACATCTTTGATGGCATCACTGGTTTTACCCAATACTTTTTTTAATAAATTAAACATGCTGTATTACCTTGCTTTTAATTGTTTCTTGGCTTGTTGTATATCGTATTCTATCATTTCTACGGGGACTGCACCTTCATAATGTGTGAAGTACTTACCCTCAACATACATCACTGTAAGGGGGATGGGAAAGTTCTTAGGTAAGTGGAGTGTCGTTGCCAGTAGAGTTGCAAACGCTTCGTTGTCTGTACCGTTGGAGATAAAATAATTGATTTGATTTTTTGCCATAAATGTCTCCAGTTCATCTTGTGCAATACTGTCATGGGTAAGTATACCTGCAACAAGAAGCTCTTTTTCATACTTTTTCTGAAGATCATTCAAATAAGGGATCTCTCCGATGCAAGGCGGACACCATGTAGCAAAAAGATTTACTATGAGAATGGGTTGTGCTGTATCTTGAAACATGACTTTTTGATCGGAGACGGTCACTTTATGACTTTGTACTTTTGTGTTGATGAGTGTAAACGACCCTAGCTGTATTTCTGGTACAGATATATTTGCCTCTGCTATAGACGGCTTCACTTGAGGAAGCATATCTTCTTTCTTACCCAGTTGAAACCTTTTGTCTTCTTGGTCTATTTTAACTTTTTCCGTCAAAACTTCAGTAGTGTTCTCTGTGGGAAGAGTGGTAGGTTTAGCTTGTTTGTCTTCCCATCCTAGAAAGATGAGCAAAACAATGAGCAGTAATATTGAAAGAAGTATAGCTATTTTTTTATACACACAGACCCTTTTGGTATAATTAGTCTGGCGATTATAGCCAAAGAGCAATAAATAATAAGATGAATAGACGGATCAGTATGACAAAAGAGGCTAAAAAAAAGCAATTTAGAATGCAGAGCTTGAAACGATTGGAAAAAGTTTCTAGATCGGGTAGTTATAAAAAAGATAAGACAATAGTGCATGCACTGTATCAATATATTGTGGAAAATAAGGCCAACACTGTGATGCTTTATATACCTTTAGGAACAGAGGTGAACGTGCACCCTCTCATACAGAGATTGCGCAAGGAAAAGAAACTGCTCTATGTACCATTTATGGAAGGTGCAAGTTTTAGGTTGGTAAAATATAGACTTCCACTCAAGAAAAAGCAGTTTGGGATAAAAGAACCCAATGATTCAAAACAATACAGAATAAAAAATATAGATATCGCTATCGTACCTATCGTGGGAGTAGATACAACACATAGACGTGTTGGATTTGGTAAAGGTATGTATGATAGATTTTATGAAAAACAGAATGAATATATAAAACAAACAGTTTTTGTAGCGCGTGAATTGTGTTACAGCAAAGAGATCATAACAGACGACTATGATGTAAAAGCAGACATGATTATCACCGCTTAAATAGGTTTTGTCAAAAGCAAAGCTTGGATGGTCGAATAACGTAGGAACCTGGTTCGTATGTTATGAGACATGTAATGACCGAAGGATAAGTAATGTTAGGGATAATAGGGGTTTCCAGTATAGCTGGGATAGCTATTGGGGCAGGTGTGTGTTACCTGTGGATGAAAATAAGTACTAAGCACAAATTTTCATACATGGAATCAGAAGCAAAAGCAAAAGCTAAAGCGATAGAGAAAGAAACGGAACTTTTACTCAAATCTGCACATGTGAAAATCAAAGAAAACGAGTTGGAACAAGAGAGTGAATTTCAAAAACGTGTAGGAAAGGTAGATGAACGTAATCGTACCTTGATCTTGAAAACCAAAGAACTGACGGCTAAAGAAGAGAGTTTAAAACTCCTGGAAAAGAGAGTCTTGGAGAAAGAGACCCAGTTAGAAAAACTGGAGAAAAGAAAACAAGAAGAGATTGCCAATACGGTAGATAAAATGCAGCATATAGCTTCTTTGACAAAAGAGGAAGCAAAAGCATATATTTTAGAAAAGGTAGAAGAGCAAAGCCGTGCAGATGTTGCTAATATTGTACGTAAGTATGAACAAATAGCCAAAGAAGAAGGTGAACGAAAAGCCAATTATATTTTGGCACAAGCCACTACGCGTTATGCAGGTGACTTTGCAGGTGAACGTCTTATTAATCTTGTGAATTTGCCAAGTGATGAGCACAAAGGACGTATCATAGGCAAAGAGGGTAGAAACATCAAGACACTTGAAATGCTTTTAGGCGTAGATATTGTGATAGATGAAACACCGGGTGTGATCCTTGTAAGCAGTTTTAATCTCTATCGAAGGGCTATTGCAACCAGGGTGATAGAAATACTGGTAGAAGATGGACGTATACACCCGGGTCGTATAGAAGAAGTCCATGCAAAAGTAGAAGAAGAGTTTGAACAAAAAACCTTTGAAGAGGGTGAAAATATACTTATAGAACTGGGGCTTTTCCCGATGAATGAAGAACTAGTGAAACTTTTGGGTCGTATGAAATACAGAGCCAGCTATGGACAGAATGCTTTGGCACATACCTTGGAGGTAGCCAAACTTGCACGTGTCATGGCAGCTGAAATGGGCGGAGATGAAAAACTTGCGCTTCGTGCAGGTCTACTACATGATATCGGCAAGGCGCTGACACAGGATCTGGGTGGTTCACACGTAGATATAGGTGTGGATCTTTGTCGTAGACATGGGGAACACCCTACAGTCATCAATGCGATATATGCCCACCATGGGCATCAAGAACCAGACTCTGTAGAGAGTGCCGCGGTATGTGCTGCAGATAAACTCTCTGCAGCAAGACCCGGTGCAAGAAGAGAAGTCCTTGAAAGCTTTACAAAGCGCGTGAAAGAGGTTGAAGACATTGCCCTCAGTAAAGCCTACGTCAATCAAGCCTATGCCATTAATGCAGGTAGAGAGATACGTGTTTTTGTCAATGCCCAAAAGATGAGTGACAATGAAACCGTACTTTTAAGTAAAGAAATTGCCAAAGAGATAGAGGACAAAGTACAGTACCCTGGTGCAATAAAAGTGAATGTGATCCGAGAGACAAGGGCTGTCAATTATGCAAAGTAAAATTTTAAAATGGTTATAATTTTAAGATATTAGATAAAGGATGTATACATGAAAAAAATTTTAGTAGCGATACTATTGATAGGATTGAGTTTTCAAGCATTTGCGAAAGATACTGTGGTAGTACTGGAAACCAATGTAGGGAAGATAGAATTGAAAATGTATCCTGAAGTGGCACCGCTTGCCGTTGAAAACTTTACCACGCATGTTAAAAATGGTTACTACAATGGGCTTATTTTTCATAGAATCATTAAAGGTTTCATGATCCAGGGTGGTGATCCGACAGGTACAGGTAGAGGTGGTGAGTCTATTTGGAAAACAGATTTCAAAGATGAATTTGCACCCAATGTCGTATTTGACAGACCGATGCTGTTGGCAATGGCAAACCGTGGACCTAAAACAAATGGAAGTCAGTTTTTCATTACACTTGCACCCACACCTTGGTTAAATGGTAAGCATACTATCTTTGGTGAAGTGATCTCAGGTGAAGAAATTGTACGCAAGATGGAAAATGTTACTACGGGTAGAGGGGACAGACCCATGTTTGACCAGATAATTAAAAAAGCGTATATCAAAAAATAGATGGATTTAAATAGTTTACGAGACGAGCGTAAGAAATGGCTTACGTGGAAAAATATCATACCTTATCAGGAAGCCATTAAGTCGCTTAAAACGTATGAAGATGTTGAGGTAAAGCTTGGAAACAGAGTCGAAGTTCACATCAAGAACCTTAGTCCCCAAGATGCCCAGCAGATAAAAGAGACGGCACTTCTCATGAAGCCTTGGCGAAAAGGCCCGTTTCAGATTAATGATCTTTTTATAGACTCTGAATGGCAAAGCCAAATTAAATACAATCTGCTTGAACCACATTTTGACCTGAAAGACAAGATCGTTGGCGACATAGGGTGCAACAATGGATACTACCTGTTTCGTATGTTGTCTCAAGCACCTAAAAAACTTATAGGCTTTGACCCCTCTGCTATCTATTATTCACAATTCCAGTTTATGAACCATTTTATAAAGTCAGATATTGTGTATGAACTTTTGGGTGTAGAACATGTAGAGTTCTATGAACATAAGTTTGATACGCTGTTCTGTTTGGGTGTGCTCTATCACAGGTCTGACCCTGTTGCTATGCTGAAATCACTCTTTAAAGGATTGAATAAAGGCGGTGAACTTATTTTAGATACGTTTATGATAGATGGTGAAGGTGAAATGTGTCTGACACCTAGGGACCGTTATTCAAAGATACCAAATATCTATTTTGTACCTACTGTCAATGCCTTAAAAAATTGGTGCTTAAGGGCAGGGTTTGAAACAGTTGAAGTGTTGGAGATCATGAAAACAGAACCTACTGAACAAAGAAAAACTGAGTGGATAGACACACAAAGTCTAGAAGATTTCCTGGATCCTGATGATCATACAAAGACCGTCGAGGGATATCCTGCACCTAAAAGAGTCTACATCAAAGCAATGAAATCACTTTAAAATAGCTTAAAAATCTTCATTCTTAAAGTTACTTTTATTTTTAAATAAGGTTGATTTAGCTATAAATACGCTAATAAAAGCGAAAAGTAGACAAAATTTAAGTTTTGGACACTTGCTTATCGGATTGGAAAAGAATGAGAATATTAACGGTAGGTTTCAACGATGAATACGTTAAGGAACTTGAAAAAGAATTAGATAAATACTTTATTTGTATTGTTGACAATGCAAAAGATATGTATGATGCAACTAACTTTACAGACTTTAGACATTATGAACTGGTTGTGATCGTGGATGAAGGTGTGAAGTTTTCACTTGAGCGTTACGTGAATGAAGTCAAAAAGAAAAAGAGTGAAACGAAGATCATGATATTGACAAAAAATGTCAAAGCACAATCTGCTTTCTTCTCTTTGGGTGTAGATGATGTGATCTATCAGCATGGTGAATATCCTGATCTTATCGCTGCAAGAGTTTTGGCAAATATGAGACACCTTTTTGGTACGCAGGTGAATATTGATAAACTTGTGATCGATATCGCAAATAAAAAGATCGAATATGATGAGAAGATCGTTTCGCTCAATGGCAAGACATTTGATATCTTGGCATACCTTGCACTTCGTAAACAACGTGTTTTTTCAAAAGATGAGATCATCAATGCACTTTGGGAAGAGCCTGAGTATGTCAGTGATAATACCGTTGAAGTAGCGATCAACCAGATCAGAAAAAGACTGAAGAGTATCCTCGGATTTCAAGTGATCCATACTGTACGTAGACGCGGATATAAATTCTCTTATTAATACTTGGTGCTGACTGCACTGCATCTTTGAAGGAGTTTACTTAGTCACTTACTGACGTAAGCTTCTTCGAAACAATCTCCAAATATACAGCACATTTAACACAAATTATTCAATAAGTTTCATTAAAAATATTGCTATAATCCTTAAAACACTTTGAGGATCTACAATGCAACTTAACACCCATTTAAATATCAATACGTCACTTTGTGGAAAAGTGACAAAGCTTCAAGAAAATTATGCAGAAGTACTTCTGCATACCACACAACAGATGGCAGCGGATACACAGGGATTGGTACATGGTGGTTTTATCTTCGGTGCAGCAGATTATGCAGCAATGTCTGCAGTGAATGACCCTTATGTGGTCCTGGGAGCTTCAAGTTCCAAATTTATAGCACCTGTAAAGGTTGGTGATGCGGTACTATGTAAGGCTTCCGTTGTCAATAGTAAAGGTAAGAAAGCTGAGGTAGAAGTAGAAGCTTTTGTCAATGAAAAGCTAGTGTTTACAGGCAATTTTACAACGTTCGTATTGCCTTCGCATGTCCTAGGCTAACAGAAGCTTATGCTATACTTCATTTTTTAAATAGAAATCAAGGTAAATGACAATGAAAAAATTCTTTCTTTATGTGTTTCTGGCTCTGGCGGTATTGGCTGCAATCTTTACATATATCCTTTACAGCGAAGGTGCATTTGAAACCTATGAACCTGAACCAAAAAGTGAATTGAAACCTTTTATGAAGTGTGAAGCAGGAAAGTGTGGTTCAGGGAAACCGGAAACTGCCCAAAAAAGTGATTTAAACCCTTCTATGAAGTGTGAGACAGGAAAATGCGGTACAGGGAAATGCGGTAACGCTCAATAAAGCAGATTAGAGGATCAAAGTGTCCTCTTTACCTGTTCTATCCAAAAAGGCATGACTCTTTGTTCTGCTTTGAGGGTCGTGCTCATGCCATGGCCAGGATAGATCGTGTAATTGCCTTCTATGGTGAGCGCTTTTTCTAAACTTTTCACCATATCTTCTCCGCTTGATGAAGGAAAATCCCATCTTCCGATACTTTGTTCAAAAAGAAAGTCCCCACTGAACCATACATCATCTATCTCTATAATGGAACAGCCAGGCGTATGTCCCGGAAAGTGACGGTATTTGATCTTTACCCCTTCGATGTTCAGTGTTTCATCACCTAGGATGATATGATCAGGCTGACTAGGAGGCGTACCTTGTCCAAGAGGATCATCTGTAAGCATAAAAACATCCCCTTTGGGACAATAGATAGGCAGCCTCAGTTTCTCTTGAACCTCCGTATTTGACCATACATGGTCAAAGTGACCATGCGTGTTAAGTATAGCGACGGGATT contains:
- the acpS gene encoding holo-ACP synthase; this translates as MKIGTDIVQINRIEKALTHFGDKFKQRFLNPQEMELVQKSASIAGFWAAKEAISKALGCGIGSELSFHDIIITKNSRGAPAFTLSKEAQKIHQIKASSLSISHDGGFAIAVAVINQ
- the radA gene encoding DNA repair protein RadA, translating into MAKKKTLFECQACGYQSPRWMGKCTSCDQWETMIELSADQIKFLKETSSSSASGSSILKAKPITQIEEDNIVRFSSGSGELDLVLGGGIVPGSLTLIGGSPGVGKSTLLLKIAGNLARATKKVLYVSGEESAGQIKLRANRLEANHENLFLLPEINLSSVLSEIGNQDYELIVIDSIQTLYSDETPSAPGSVTQVRTITFELMRIAKSLQIPIFIIGHITKDGSIAGPRVLEHMVDTVLYFEGDTNSDLRLLRGFKNRFGATNEVGIFEMNKEGLNDAKSMAGKFFNKDHLQSGSALTVIMEGSRPIIVEVQALVSESYGHPKRSSTGFDNNRLGMLLALLEKKLDLPLGTYDVFINVSGGIKIHEPSADLAIIAAILSSYRDRKLSAETLFLGEVSLTGEIREVSGLSQRLKEIETQGFTKAVIPNKPLEKTNIKCFVADEVSKVVEWM
- a CDS encoding lysophospholipid acyltransferase family protein, encoding MTLNTIKQLFYGLYLTNSFGYRLRKVNDPMEIKRLRLAYSEAQLDTLHVSVKIDNPEKLPQEGQYLLVINHRSIIDPPIVEVALKNTKIFGPWISKKELYNSFFFGLFVRNAGSILLDREKSQMSGFFAETKEAVKRGESIFIFPEGTRNKTDSALTTFKEGSRIIALKNRLPILPLYIKTDADKVLKNALNDSKLEQEVTVVVGDIIDYKEKTSLETLYRKMFSLEEESSS
- the ftsY gene encoding signal recognition particle-docking protein FtsY, producing the protein MFNLLKKVLGKTSDAIKDVAPTKRKVIPKDEFEDILLEADVNYELVERLLEGLPDKISKIQAFNSLISVFQYKADFKESDATPFVEMIIGVNGAGKTTTISKLAYRYKQEGKKVMLGAGDTFRAAAIEQLTRWADKLEVPIIATQQGHDPSAVVFDTIESAKAKGFDNIIIDTAGRLHTQTNLSEELKKMIRVAGKALDGAPHRKMLILDGTQGSSSINQAKVFNEMVGIDGIIITKLDGTAKGGSVFSIADELKMPIFYIGTGEQPEDLIRFKANEYVNTILDEIFI
- a CDS encoding TlpA disulfide reductase family protein yields the protein MYKKIAILLSILLLIVLLIFLGWEDKQAKPTTLPTENTTEVLTEKVKIDQEDKRFQLGKKEDMLPQVKPSIAEANISVPEIQLGSFTLINTKVQSHKVTVSDQKVMFQDTAQPILIVNLFATWCPPCIGEIPYLNDLQKKYEKELLVAGILTHDSIAQDELETFMAKNQINYFISNGTDNEAFATLLATTLHLPKNFPIPLTVMYVEGKYFTHYEGAVPVEMIEYDIQQAKKQLKAR
- a CDS encoding 5-formyltetrahydrofolate cyclo-ligase; this encodes MNRRISMTKEAKKKQFRMQSLKRLEKVSRSGSYKKDKTIVHALYQYIVENKANTVMLYIPLGTEVNVHPLIQRLRKEKKLLYVPFMEGASFRLVKYRLPLKKKQFGIKEPNDSKQYRIKNIDIAIVPIVGVDTTHRRVGFGKGMYDRFYEKQNEYIKQTVFVARELCYSKEIITDDYDVKADMIITA
- the rny gene encoding ribonuclease Y, with product MLGIIGVSSIAGIAIGAGVCYLWMKISTKHKFSYMESEAKAKAKAIEKETELLLKSAHVKIKENELEQESEFQKRVGKVDERNRTLILKTKELTAKEESLKLLEKRVLEKETQLEKLEKRKQEEIANTVDKMQHIASLTKEEAKAYILEKVEEQSRADVANIVRKYEQIAKEEGERKANYILAQATTRYAGDFAGERLINLVNLPSDEHKGRIIGKEGRNIKTLEMLLGVDIVIDETPGVILVSSFNLYRRAIATRVIEILVEDGRIHPGRIEEVHAKVEEEFEQKTFEEGENILIELGLFPMNEELVKLLGRMKYRASYGQNALAHTLEVAKLARVMAAEMGGDEKLALRAGLLHDIGKALTQDLGGSHVDIGVDLCRRHGEHPTVINAIYAHHGHQEPDSVESAAVCAADKLSAARPGARREVLESFTKRVKEVEDIALSKAYVNQAYAINAGREIRVFVNAQKMSDNETVLLSKEIAKEIEDKVQYPGAIKVNVIRETRAVNYAK
- a CDS encoding peptidylprolyl isomerase, yielding MKKILVAILLIGLSFQAFAKDTVVVLETNVGKIELKMYPEVAPLAVENFTTHVKNGYYNGLIFHRIIKGFMIQGGDPTGTGRGGESIWKTDFKDEFAPNVVFDRPMLLAMANRGPKTNGSQFFITLAPTPWLNGKHTIFGEVISGEEIVRKMENVTTGRGDRPMFDQIIKKAYIKK
- the cmoB gene encoding tRNA 5-methoxyuridine(34)/uridine 5-oxyacetic acid(34) synthase CmoB, producing the protein MDLNSLRDERKKWLTWKNIIPYQEAIKSLKTYEDVEVKLGNRVEVHIKNLSPQDAQQIKETALLMKPWRKGPFQINDLFIDSEWQSQIKYNLLEPHFDLKDKIVGDIGCNNGYYLFRMLSQAPKKLIGFDPSAIYYSQFQFMNHFIKSDIVYELLGVEHVEFYEHKFDTLFCLGVLYHRSDPVAMLKSLFKGLNKGGELILDTFMIDGEGEMCLTPRDRYSKIPNIYFVPTVNALKNWCLRAGFETVEVLEIMKTEPTEQRKTEWIDTQSLEDFLDPDDHTKTVEGYPAPKRVYIKAMKSL
- a CDS encoding winged helix-turn-helix domain-containing protein, giving the protein MRILTVGFNDEYVKELEKELDKYFICIVDNAKDMYDATNFTDFRHYELVVIVDEGVKFSLERYVNEVKKKKSETKIMILTKNVKAQSAFFSLGVDDVIYQHGEYPDLIAARVLANMRHLFGTQVNIDKLVIDIANKKIEYDEKIVSLNGKTFDILAYLALRKQRVFSKDEIINALWEEPEYVSDNTVEVAINQIRKRLKSILGFQVIHTVRRRGYKFSY
- a CDS encoding hotdog domain-containing protein; protein product: MQLNTHLNINTSLCGKVTKLQENYAEVLLHTTQQMAADTQGLVHGGFIFGAADYAAMSAVNDPYVVLGASSSKFIAPVKVGDAVLCKASVVNSKGKKAEVEVEAFVNEKLVFTGNFTTFVLPSHVLG
- a CDS encoding MBL fold metallo-hydrolase, yielding MQIKIQPMGTYQTNCYIATVDGKDFIIDPGMGATQWVLDNVTNPVAILNTHGHFDHVWSNTEVQEKLRLPIYCPKGDVFMLTDDPLGQGTPPSQPDHIILGDETLNIEGVKIKYRHFPGHTPGCSIIEIDDVWFSGDFLFEQSIGRWDFPSSSGEDMVKSLEKALTIEGNYTIYPGHGMSTTLKAEQRVMPFWIEQVKRTL